The proteins below come from a single Plantactinospora sp. KBS50 genomic window:
- a CDS encoding complex I subunit 1 family protein, translating to MPVWLELVLRVVCVLAAFLTLPLVVGQAEHKVMAHMQGRLGPMYAGAFHGWAQLIADGVKFVQKEDVTPSGADRPVFRLAPVIALLPYLLALLVIPLGPHGLVAQPLDVGLFFVLAVVGIGVVAVLMSAWASANKYSLLGGLRGAAQLLGYELPLVLAAASVAMAAGTLSLPGIVEAWRPWWLLWQAPALAVFFVAGLAEIRRPPFDMPIADSELVFGYLTEYTGLRFAFFLLAEYVGIVVIAALTTVLFLGGWRGPFGDEYLGWLWTLLKLFAVAFVVIWFRVSYPRLREDQLQRLCWLVLVPLALAQLVLTAAVRLIW from the coding sequence ATGCCGGTCTGGCTGGAGCTGGTCCTGCGGGTCGTGTGCGTGCTGGCGGCATTCCTGACCCTGCCGCTGGTGGTGGGGCAGGCCGAACACAAGGTGATGGCGCACATGCAGGGCCGGCTCGGCCCGATGTACGCGGGCGCGTTCCACGGCTGGGCGCAGCTCATCGCCGACGGCGTGAAGTTCGTGCAGAAGGAGGACGTGACGCCCAGCGGCGCGGACCGGCCGGTGTTCCGGCTGGCGCCGGTGATCGCGCTGCTGCCGTACCTGCTGGCGCTGCTGGTGATCCCGCTCGGCCCGCACGGCCTGGTCGCGCAGCCGCTGGACGTGGGGCTGTTCTTCGTGCTCGCCGTGGTGGGCATCGGCGTGGTCGCGGTGCTGATGTCGGCCTGGGCGTCGGCCAACAAGTACAGCCTGCTCGGCGGCCTGCGCGGGGCGGCCCAACTGCTCGGCTACGAGCTGCCGCTGGTGCTCGCCGCGGCCAGCGTGGCGATGGCCGCCGGCACGCTCAGCCTGCCCGGCATCGTCGAGGCGTGGCGGCCCTGGTGGCTGCTGTGGCAGGCGCCCGCGCTGGCGGTCTTCTTCGTGGCCGGGCTCGCGGAGATCCGCCGCCCGCCGTTCGACATGCCGATCGCCGACTCCGAGCTGGTCTTCGGCTACCTCACCGAGTACACCGGCCTGCGGTTCGCGTTCTTCCTGCTCGCCGAGTACGTCGGGATCGTGGTGATCGCGGCGCTCACCACCGTGCTGTTCCTGGGCGGTTGGCGCGGGCCGTTCGGCGACGAGTACCTCGGTTGGCTGTGGACGCTGCTCAAGTTGTTCGCGGTGGCGTTCGTGGTGATCTGGTTCCGGGTCTCCTACCCCCGGCTGCGCGAGGATCAGCTCCAGCGGCTGTGCTGGCTGGTCCTCGTGCCACTGGCGCTGGCCCAGCTCGTGCTCACCGCGGCGGTCCGGCTGATCTGGTGA
- a CDS encoding YajQ family cyclic di-GMP-binding protein: MAANPSFDIVSKVDRQEMDNALRQAEKELGSRFDFRGTGAEISWAGEEAITLQAETEERTKAALDVFKEKVVKRNISLKSLDCGEPRQSGKVYRIDCKVLQGIAADKAKAISKKIRDEGPKGVQAQIQGDQLRVTGKKRDDLQAVIALLKSADFGVALQFTNYR; encoded by the coding sequence ATGGCAGCGAACCCGTCGTTCGACATCGTGAGCAAGGTCGACCGGCAGGAGATGGACAACGCCCTGCGGCAAGCGGAGAAGGAGCTTGGTTCGCGTTTCGACTTCCGCGGAACCGGAGCGGAGATCTCCTGGGCCGGGGAGGAGGCGATCACCCTCCAGGCGGAGACGGAGGAGCGCACCAAGGCGGCGTTGGACGTCTTCAAGGAGAAGGTCGTCAAGCGCAACATCTCGCTCAAGTCGCTGGACTGCGGGGAGCCCCGGCAGTCCGGCAAGGTCTACCGGATCGACTGCAAGGTCCTCCAGGGCATCGCCGCCGACAAGGCCAAGGCGATCAGCAAGAAGATCCGGGACGAGGGCCCGAAGGGCGTGCAGGCCCAGATCCAGGGCGACCAGCTCCGGGTCACCGGCAAGAAGCGGGACGACCTCCAGGCCGTCATCGCGCTGCTCAAGTCCGCCGACTTCGGCGTGGCGCTCCAGTTCACCAACTACCGCTAG
- a CDS encoding NADH-quinone oxidoreductase subunit L translates to MSRSVLLGALLPAVPFGVALVGLLLPPSPRGLPSGALAARSRAVPIALGVAGAAVSLVVSVWLLATLTGPVDAAVRWVDLGGLTVRLGLRLDPAAALVAVAVSAVALAVQVYSVAYLKRDGDDVDHRYAPYAAQISLFTAAMLLVVVAGDLIMLLVGWEVMGLCSYLLIAHDRRLPEAPAAAMKAFLVTRVGDVGFLLGIALLGVGAGSFRIADVLAHDYSTGTLTAAGLLLLAGVAGKSAQFPLHTWLPDAMAGPTPISALIHAATMVAAGIYVVTRLYPLFLAAPVTLAVLGVLAAVTLLLGALAATAQDDLKRVLAWSTVSQLGYMAGALAVGSPAAALFHLLTHAAFKALLFLGAGAVIHTIGSTLLPAMGGLRRSMPVTFWSMLVGLGALAGVPPLSGFWSKDGILVVAEEAALHGGGPAGARVGWLVWLAGLLGVGITAWYATRLLLLTFAGETRSPAAHPHDPPPAMRWPIVLLAVPAALLGLAGFAGPFVRRLSNPAADLVALGPGVLLPLALLAAGAGGAWLAWRRDPATDPAAALGRLRPLFAAGFRLDDVQDLLVVRPCRALARGVRRGDEAVVDGAVEGTGRATLRIGGGLGALHRAGLPRAAAAVLAGALLIGLAAAVLGGAA, encoded by the coding sequence GTGAGCCGGTCCGTGCTGCTCGGCGCGCTGCTGCCGGCCGTACCGTTCGGGGTCGCCCTGGTCGGGCTGCTGCTGCCGCCGTCGCCCCGCGGCCTGCCCTCCGGCGCGCTGGCGGCCCGTTCCCGGGCCGTGCCGATCGCGCTCGGCGTGGCCGGCGCGGCGGTGTCGCTGGTGGTGTCGGTCTGGCTGCTGGCCACCCTCACCGGACCGGTCGACGCCGCGGTGCGGTGGGTCGACCTGGGTGGGCTGACCGTGCGGCTCGGGCTCCGGCTCGACCCGGCCGCCGCGCTGGTCGCGGTCGCGGTGTCGGCCGTGGCGCTGGCCGTCCAGGTGTACTCGGTGGCGTACCTCAAGCGGGACGGCGACGACGTCGACCACCGGTACGCCCCGTACGCCGCCCAGATCAGCCTCTTCACCGCGGCCATGCTGCTGGTGGTGGTGGCCGGCGACCTGATCATGCTGCTGGTCGGCTGGGAGGTGATGGGCCTCTGCTCGTACCTGCTGATCGCCCACGACCGCCGGCTGCCCGAGGCGCCCGCCGCGGCGATGAAGGCGTTCCTGGTCACCCGGGTGGGCGACGTGGGCTTCCTGCTCGGCATCGCCCTGCTGGGCGTGGGCGCCGGCAGCTTCCGGATCGCCGACGTGCTGGCGCACGACTACTCCACCGGCACCCTTACGGCGGCCGGCCTGCTGCTGCTGGCCGGGGTGGCCGGCAAGAGCGCCCAGTTCCCGCTGCACACCTGGCTGCCGGACGCGATGGCCGGTCCCACCCCGATCTCCGCGCTGATCCACGCGGCCACCATGGTGGCGGCCGGCATCTACGTGGTGACCCGGCTCTACCCGCTGTTCCTGGCCGCCCCGGTGACCCTGGCCGTGCTCGGGGTGCTGGCCGCGGTGACGCTGCTGCTGGGCGCGCTGGCGGCCACCGCGCAGGACGATCTGAAACGGGTGCTCGCCTGGTCGACCGTGTCGCAGCTCGGCTACATGGCCGGGGCGCTGGCCGTGGGCTCGCCGGCGGCGGCGCTGTTCCACCTGCTCACCCACGCCGCGTTCAAGGCGCTGCTGTTCCTCGGCGCGGGCGCCGTGATCCACACGATCGGCAGCACGCTGCTGCCGGCGATGGGCGGGTTGCGGCGCAGCATGCCGGTGACGTTCTGGTCCATGCTGGTCGGGCTCGGCGCGCTGGCCGGGGTGCCGCCGCTGTCCGGCTTCTGGAGCAAGGACGGCATCCTGGTGGTGGCCGAGGAGGCCGCGCTGCACGGCGGCGGCCCGGCCGGCGCCCGGGTCGGCTGGCTGGTCTGGCTGGCCGGGCTGCTCGGCGTCGGGATCACCGCCTGGTACGCCACGCGGCTGCTGCTGCTCACCTTCGCGGGCGAGACCCGCAGCCCCGCCGCGCACCCGCACGACCCGCCGCCGGCGATGCGCTGGCCGATCGTGCTGCTGGCGGTGCCGGCCGCGCTGCTCGGACTGGCCGGCTTCGCCGGGCCGTTCGTGCGCCGGCTGTCCAACCCGGCCGCCGACCTGGTCGCCCTGGGGCCGGGCGTGCTGCTCCCGCTGGCGCTGCTGGCGGCCGGTGCCGGCGGAGCCTGGCTGGCCTGGCGCCGGGACCCGGCCACCGACCCGGCCGCCGCGCTGGGCCGGCTGCGGCCGCTGTTCGCCGCCGGCTTCCGGCTGGACGACGTGCAGGACCTGCTGGTGGTACGCCCCTGCCGGGCGCTGGCCCGAGGGGTGCGCCGCGGCGACGAGGCGGTGGTCGACGGCGCGGTCGAGGGCACCGGCCGGGCCACGCTGCGGATCGGCGGCGGGCTCGGCGCGCTGCACCGGGCCGGGCTGCCCCGCGCGGCCGCCGCCGTACTGGCCGGCGCCCTGCTGATCGGCCTGGCCGCCGCGGTGCTGGGCGGTGCCGCATGA
- a CDS encoding NADH-quinone oxidoreductase subunit J, producing MTGVDVLLLALGLVATGAGALVVSSRHLVRAGLHLVVCLGAVAGLYLVLGAELVAWVQILIYVGAIVVLLLFAAMLTRAPIGASPEHDRPGWAAGLVGGGVGLGLAVLLVDAYRWTAVPTPPAGTAERLGAEIFRGWVLPFEALSILLLAALVGAIVVSRPEIGGRR from the coding sequence ATGACCGGCGTGGATGTGCTGCTGCTGGCCCTCGGCCTGGTGGCGACCGGCGCCGGTGCCCTGGTGGTGAGCAGCCGGCACCTGGTCCGGGCCGGGCTGCACCTGGTGGTCTGTCTCGGGGCGGTCGCCGGGCTCTACCTGGTGCTCGGCGCGGAACTGGTGGCCTGGGTGCAGATCCTCATCTACGTGGGCGCGATCGTGGTGCTGTTGCTGTTCGCCGCCATGCTCACCCGGGCACCGATCGGCGCCTCGCCCGAGCACGACCGGCCCGGGTGGGCGGCCGGCCTGGTCGGCGGCGGGGTCGGGCTCGGCCTGGCCGTGCTGCTTGTCGACGCGTACCGGTGGACCGCCGTCCCGACACCGCCGGCCGGCACCGCGGAGCGGCTGGGCGCGGAGATCTTCCGCGGCTGGGTGCTGCCGTTCGAGGCGCTGTCCATCCTGCTGCTGGCCGCGCTGGTGGGCGCGATCGTGGTGTCCCGGCCCGAGATCGGCGGCCGCCGGTGA
- a CDS encoding NADH-quinone oxidoreductase subunit B, with translation MQLPQVLGEPIRFVLNWGRRYSLWVFNFGLACCAIEFIATSMGRHDFIRLGVIPFAHGPRQADLMVVSGTVTDKMAPAIKRLYDQMPEPKYVISFGACSNCGGPYWDSYSVTKGVDQIIPVDVYVPGCPPRPEALLHGILRLQEKIAGERSGLGGVSRPDALTAPLVRPPD, from the coding sequence GTGCAGCTGCCGCAGGTGCTCGGCGAGCCGATCCGGTTCGTGTTGAACTGGGGGCGGCGCTATTCGCTCTGGGTGTTCAACTTCGGCCTGGCCTGCTGCGCCATCGAGTTCATCGCCACCAGCATGGGCCGGCACGACTTCATCCGGCTCGGGGTGATCCCGTTCGCGCACGGTCCGCGGCAGGCCGACCTGATGGTGGTGTCCGGAACGGTCACCGACAAGATGGCCCCGGCCATCAAGCGGCTGTACGACCAGATGCCGGAGCCGAAGTACGTGATCTCCTTCGGCGCCTGCTCGAACTGCGGCGGCCCCTACTGGGACTCGTACTCGGTCACCAAGGGCGTGGACCAGATCATCCCGGTCGACGTGTACGTCCCCGGCTGCCCGCCCCGGCCGGAGGCGCTGCTGCACGGCATCCTGCGGTTGCAGGAGAAGATCGCCGGCGAGCGGTCCGGACTCGGCGGCGTATCCCGCCCCGACGCGCTCACCGCTCCGCTGGTCCGGCCGCCCGACTGA
- a CDS encoding glucose 1-dehydrogenase — protein MRAITIVPGTAGSLRLDADFPEPPHREGAVLVEALALGICGTDHEIIEGRYGEAQPGSDVLVLGHESLGRVLEDPTGTLRPGDLVAGIVRHADPLPCPNCAVGEWDMCRNDRYTEHGIKGLPGFGRDRWRIEPSCAVRLDPSLARIGVLLEPASVVAKAWEHIERIGRRAAWDPRTVLVTGAGPIGLLAALLAAQRSLDVHVLDLVTEGPKPALVQALGGSYHAGTVADLDFEPDIVIECTGAPSVVLDAMCRAGNNGIVCLTGVSSGGRSIDFDAGALNRALVLENNVVFGSVNANRRHWQLAAEALARADPEWLSSLITRRVPVDRYEEAFAASGGEIKVVLEFAS, from the coding sequence GTGCGCGCCATCACCATCGTCCCGGGCACGGCCGGTTCGTTACGGCTGGACGCCGACTTCCCCGAACCTCCACACCGGGAGGGCGCGGTGCTCGTCGAGGCACTCGCCCTGGGAATCTGCGGCACCGACCACGAGATCATCGAGGGCAGGTACGGCGAGGCCCAGCCGGGCAGCGACGTACTCGTGCTCGGTCACGAGTCGCTGGGACGGGTGCTGGAGGACCCGACCGGGACCCTGCGCCCGGGTGACCTGGTGGCCGGGATCGTCCGCCATGCCGACCCGCTGCCCTGCCCCAACTGCGCCGTCGGCGAGTGGGACATGTGCCGCAACGACCGGTACACCGAACACGGCATCAAGGGGCTGCCCGGCTTCGGCCGCGACCGGTGGCGGATCGAGCCGTCCTGCGCCGTACGGCTGGACCCGTCGTTGGCCCGGATCGGCGTGCTGCTCGAACCGGCCAGCGTGGTGGCCAAGGCGTGGGAGCACATCGAGCGCATCGGCCGGCGGGCGGCCTGGGACCCGCGGACCGTGCTGGTCACCGGGGCCGGGCCGATCGGCCTGCTGGCGGCGTTGCTGGCCGCGCAGCGCAGCCTGGACGTGCACGTGCTGGACCTGGTCACCGAGGGTCCGAAGCCGGCGCTGGTGCAGGCGCTCGGCGGGTCCTACCACGCCGGCACCGTCGCCGACCTCGACTTCGAGCCGGACATCGTGATCGAGTGCACCGGCGCGCCGTCGGTGGTGCTGGACGCGATGTGCCGGGCCGGCAACAACGGCATCGTCTGCCTGACCGGCGTGTCCAGCGGCGGCCGCAGCATCGACTTCGACGCCGGGGCGCTGAACCGGGCGCTGGTGCTGGAGAACAACGTGGTGTTCGGCTCGGTCAACGCCAACCGGCGGCACTGGCAGCTGGCCGCCGAGGCGCTGGCGAGGGCCGACCCGGAATGGCTGTCGTCGCTGATCACCCGCCGCGTACCGGTCGACCGGTACGAAGAGGCGTTCGCCGCCTCGGGTGGGGAGATCAAGGTCGTACTCGAATTCGCGAGCTGA
- a CDS encoding NuoM family protein — protein MTAGQLGLIAVLALPAAGAGAVFAVPARADAAARILGTAFAAGTFVLTVLLGVHGPTGWFSYSAGPPAVLPWHNLDLPWVPGLDLRFHLGVDGISYPLVVLTGLLTLLCCAYTVRHAPAHRPGRGLVALLLVIETGILGTFLALDLVLFFLFFEVVLLPMYAVIAGWGGDAAMPRRYADHLPRPGTGPQRAAARKFALYTLFGSVLLLVGVFTVVTAAGTADIVALTGGTGLSRTVQLVAFTLFALAFAVKSPLWPLHTWLPDAHTQAPTVGSVILAGVLLKMGTYGLIRIGVGVTPLGVGWAGPVLAVLAVAAILVGALVCLAQDELKRLIAYSSVGHMGFVLLGIATGTATGISAALVGNVAHGIITGLLFFLAGGLKYRAHTGALADLGGLRETSPRLAGLFGFAAVASLGLPGLAGFWGEAFAVVAAVRRGGALWLTLAVLAAIGGALTAAYLLRLLRRVSHGPATPALAGLDPRIAGGEWLAWSPLVLLALVVGLVPALVLGIADEPVRALVTAVSR, from the coding sequence ATGACCGCCGGGCAGCTCGGCCTGATCGCGGTGCTCGCCCTGCCGGCCGCCGGCGCCGGCGCCGTGTTCGCGGTGCCGGCCCGCGCCGACGCGGCGGCCCGGATCCTCGGTACGGCGTTCGCGGCCGGCACGTTCGTGCTCACCGTCCTGCTCGGCGTCCACGGCCCGACGGGCTGGTTCAGCTACAGTGCCGGCCCGCCCGCGGTGCTGCCCTGGCACAACCTCGACCTGCCCTGGGTGCCCGGCCTGGACCTGCGGTTCCACCTGGGCGTGGACGGCATCTCCTATCCGCTGGTCGTGCTGACCGGCCTGCTCACCCTGCTGTGCTGCGCGTACACCGTGCGGCACGCGCCGGCCCACCGGCCCGGTCGGGGGCTGGTGGCGCTGCTGCTGGTCATCGAGACCGGCATCCTGGGCACCTTCCTCGCCCTCGACCTGGTGCTGTTCTTCCTGTTCTTCGAGGTCGTGCTCCTGCCCATGTACGCGGTCATCGCGGGCTGGGGCGGCGACGCCGCCATGCCGCGCCGCTACGCCGATCACCTGCCCCGGCCCGGCACCGGGCCGCAGCGGGCCGCGGCCCGCAAGTTCGCCCTGTACACCCTCTTCGGTTCGGTGCTGCTGCTGGTCGGGGTGTTCACCGTGGTGACCGCCGCCGGCACCGCCGACATCGTCGCGCTCACCGGTGGGACCGGGCTGTCCCGCACCGTCCAACTGGTCGCGTTCACGCTGTTCGCCCTGGCGTTCGCCGTGAAGAGCCCGCTCTGGCCGCTGCACACCTGGCTGCCCGACGCGCACACCCAGGCGCCCACGGTCGGCAGCGTCATCCTGGCCGGCGTGCTGCTGAAGATGGGAACGTACGGGCTGATCCGGATCGGCGTGGGGGTGACCCCGCTGGGCGTGGGCTGGGCCGGACCGGTGCTGGCCGTCCTGGCGGTGGCGGCCATCCTGGTCGGCGCGCTGGTGTGCCTCGCCCAGGACGAGCTGAAGCGGCTGATCGCGTACTCCAGCGTGGGACACATGGGCTTCGTGCTGCTGGGCATCGCCACCGGCACGGCCACCGGCATCAGCGCGGCGCTGGTCGGTAACGTGGCGCACGGCATCATCACCGGCCTGCTGTTCTTCCTGGCGGGCGGGCTGAAGTACCGCGCCCACACGGGCGCGCTGGCCGACCTCGGCGGGCTCCGGGAGACCTCGCCCCGGCTGGCCGGGCTGTTCGGCTTCGCCGCCGTGGCGTCGCTCGGGCTGCCCGGGCTGGCCGGCTTCTGGGGGGAGGCGTTCGCGGTGGTCGCGGCGGTCCGTCGCGGCGGCGCACTCTGGCTGACCCTCGCGGTGCTGGCCGCGATCGGTGGCGCGCTGACCGCCGCGTACCTGCTGCGGCTGCTCCGGCGGGTCAGCCACGGCCCGGCCACGCCGGCGCTCGCCGGACTCGACCCACGGATCGCCGGCGGGGAGTGGCTGGCCTGGTCACCGCTGGTGCTGCTGGCGCTGGTCGTGGGGTTGGTGCCGGCCCTGGTGCTGGGCATCGCCGACGAGCCGGTGCGGGCCCTGGTGACGGCGGTGTCCCGATGA
- a CDS encoding NADH-quinone oxidoreductase subunit N, which yields MSGIDHLALLPAYLAAGTAVLVLLVDLALARWLATLLTAAAGTVATAVVASLAGRGAGRATFCRGEDCSYLFTGRSALVAALFALLTLGVLALSAPLLRSAAVPAGEYCFLLACSMTGGVVLGSAADLITLVVALETLTLPLYVLVAARRTSRAGAEAAVTFFVVSVVASAVTLLGAALLYAGTGRLHLNQLGPALTGDLPAARVPLASAAVALVVLGLAFKVAAVPFHAWAPSTYDGAPLPVAGYLSTASKLGGVVALLAVTTSADPTGGSLPAVLGAAGSPALPVRTTGPVLAVLAVLTMTVGNLVALRQTRMVRLLAWSSVAQAGYFLAPLGALAVHPEPGAARGLAGAVLAYAVFYVLLEFAAFAAVVALRPAGADGGPIAGYRGAARRHPLVGAAFVLALVGLAGLPPGLAGLFAKVVVVRSLLVGGAGWLAVVVALNAVVGLAFYLRVAATLYAPAVSGAPVASGRPAASGRSGVSPGPAAPPARPGWAVAVALAVATGLIIVLGFAPQLVLDVAGR from the coding sequence ATGAGCGGCATCGACCATCTCGCGCTGCTGCCCGCGTACCTGGCGGCCGGCACCGCGGTGCTGGTGCTGCTGGTGGACCTCGCGCTGGCCCGGTGGCTGGCGACGCTGCTGACCGCCGCCGCCGGGACGGTGGCGACGGCCGTGGTGGCGTCGCTGGCCGGTCGCGGCGCCGGCCGGGCTACGTTCTGCCGGGGCGAGGACTGCTCGTACCTGTTCACCGGCCGCTCGGCGCTGGTGGCGGCGCTGTTCGCGCTGCTCACCCTCGGCGTGCTGGCGCTGTCCGCGCCGCTGCTGCGGTCCGCCGCGGTACCGGCCGGGGAGTACTGCTTCCTGCTCGCCTGCTCGATGACCGGCGGCGTGGTGCTGGGCTCGGCCGCCGACCTGATCACCCTGGTCGTGGCGCTGGAGACGCTGACCCTGCCGCTGTACGTGCTGGTGGCCGCCCGCCGGACCAGCCGGGCCGGTGCCGAGGCGGCGGTGACGTTCTTCGTGGTCAGCGTCGTGGCCAGCGCCGTGACGCTGCTCGGCGCCGCGCTGCTGTACGCCGGCACCGGGCGGCTGCACCTCAACCAGCTCGGCCCGGCGTTGACCGGCGACCTGCCGGCGGCCCGCGTGCCGCTGGCCTCCGCGGCCGTGGCGCTGGTGGTGCTCGGGCTGGCCTTCAAGGTGGCGGCCGTGCCGTTCCACGCCTGGGCGCCGTCCACCTACGACGGCGCGCCGCTGCCGGTGGCCGGCTACCTGTCCACCGCGTCCAAGCTGGGCGGGGTGGTGGCGCTGCTGGCGGTGACCACCAGCGCCGACCCGACCGGCGGGAGCCTGCCGGCGGTGCTCGGCGCTGCCGGCTCACCGGCCCTGCCGGTGCGTACCACCGGTCCGGTGCTGGCCGTGCTGGCGGTGCTCACGATGACGGTGGGCAACCTGGTGGCGCTCCGGCAGACCCGGATGGTCCGGCTGCTGGCCTGGTCCTCGGTGGCCCAGGCCGGGTACTTCCTCGCCCCGCTGGGCGCGCTTGCCGTACACCCCGAGCCGGGTGCGGCCCGCGGGCTGGCCGGTGCCGTCCTCGCGTACGCGGTGTTCTACGTCCTGCTGGAGTTCGCGGCCTTCGCCGCGGTGGTGGCGCTGCGGCCGGCCGGCGCCGACGGCGGCCCGATCGCCGGCTACCGCGGCGCGGCCCGACGGCATCCGCTGGTCGGGGCCGCCTTCGTGCTCGCCCTGGTGGGGCTGGCGGGTCTGCCACCGGGATTGGCGGGGTTGTTCGCCAAGGTGGTCGTGGTCCGGTCGCTGCTGGTGGGCGGGGCGGGCTGGCTGGCCGTGGTGGTGGCGCTGAACGCCGTGGTCGGGCTCGCGTTCTACCTGCGGGTGGCGGCGACCCTGTACGCCCCCGCGGTGTCCGGCGCCCCCGTGGCGTCCGGGCGGCCGGCGGCCTCCGGGCGGTCGGGGGTGTCTCCGGGGCCGGCGGCGCCTCCGGCGCGGCCGGGCTGGGCCGTCGCGGTGGCGCTGGCGGTGGCCACCGGGCTGATCATCGTGCTCGGGTTCGCGCCGCAGCTGGTGCTGGACGTCGCCGGCCGCTGA
- a CDS encoding NADH-quinone oxidoreductase subunit I, with the protein MNGMGVPGEGLAKGLAITLRTMTRRSHTQQYPDVQPELPPRSRGVIALLEENCTVCMLCARECPDWCIYIDSHKEEVEVPGAARPRQRNVLDRFDIDFSLCMYCGICIEVCPFDALHWSPEFEYAEYDIRDLLHDREHLGEWMATVPPPPAHDRNGEPAKEETAAARRASTPAGRGVPPPGGAGEGAAG; encoded by the coding sequence ATGAACGGCATGGGCGTGCCGGGAGAGGGACTCGCGAAGGGGTTGGCGATCACCCTCAGGACGATGACCCGGCGATCGCACACCCAGCAGTACCCGGACGTGCAGCCCGAGCTGCCGCCCCGGTCCCGGGGTGTGATCGCGTTGCTGGAGGAGAACTGCACGGTCTGCATGCTGTGCGCCCGCGAGTGCCCCGACTGGTGCATCTACATCGACTCGCACAAGGAGGAGGTCGAGGTCCCCGGCGCGGCCCGGCCCCGGCAGCGCAACGTGCTGGACCGGTTCGACATCGACTTCTCGCTCTGCATGTACTGCGGCATCTGCATCGAGGTCTGCCCGTTCGACGCGCTCCACTGGTCGCCGGAGTTCGAGTACGCCGAGTACGACATCCGCGATCTGCTGCACGACAGGGAGCACCTGGGCGAGTGGATGGCGACCGTGCCGCCGCCGCCCGCGCACGACCGCAACGGCGAGCCGGCCAAGGAGGAGACCGCCGCCGCGCGCCGGGCCTCCACCCCGGCCGGGCGGGGTGTACCGCCGCCGGGAGGCGCCGGCGAAGGCGCGGCCGGATGA
- the htpX gene encoding zinc metalloprotease HtpX → MHSHRNGLKTAALLGLLTALILGVGYWFGGSAGLIIAVLISLVMNGVTYFFSDKLALRSMRAQPVSEAEFPALYQMVRELATAANQPMPRLYVSPTMQPNAFATGRNPANAAVCVTQGITRILDYRELRGVIGHELSHVYNRDILISSVAAGLAGIITALAQLMWFIPLGGGDDEDSPNPAVLLAMLILGPIAATIIQLAISRSREYQADASGAALTRDPMALASALRKIHMGTQQLPLPADRQLTSTAHLMIDNPFRGGGLSALFSTHPPMEERVRRLEALAGNSGPIQYMH, encoded by the coding sequence GTGCACAGCCACCGAAACGGTCTCAAAACGGCCGCTTTGCTCGGCCTGCTCACCGCCCTGATCCTCGGCGTCGGATACTGGTTCGGCGGTAGCGCCGGCCTGATCATCGCCGTGCTCATTTCGCTGGTCATGAACGGCGTGACCTACTTCTTCTCCGACAAGCTGGCGCTGCGCTCGATGCGCGCACAGCCCGTCAGCGAGGCGGAGTTCCCCGCGCTGTACCAGATGGTGCGGGAACTGGCGACGGCGGCGAACCAGCCGATGCCCCGGCTGTACGTCAGTCCGACGATGCAGCCGAACGCCTTCGCCACCGGCCGCAACCCGGCCAACGCGGCGGTCTGCGTGACCCAGGGCATCACCAGGATCCTCGACTACCGCGAGCTGCGTGGTGTCATCGGGCACGAGCTGTCGCACGTCTACAACCGGGACATCCTGATCTCCAGCGTGGCCGCCGGGCTGGCCGGGATCATCACCGCGCTCGCCCAGCTCATGTGGTTCATCCCGCTGGGCGGCGGGGACGACGAGGACTCGCCGAACCCGGCCGTGCTGCTGGCCATGCTGATCCTGGGTCCGATCGCGGCGACCATCATCCAGCTCGCGATCAGCCGGAGCCGGGAGTACCAGGCGGATGCCTCCGGGGCCGCGCTGACCCGCGACCCGATGGCGCTGGCCAGTGCCCTGCGCAAGATCCACATGGGTACCCAGCAACTGCCGCTGCCGGCCGATCGCCAGCTCACCAGCACGGCGCACCTGATGATCGACAACCCGTTCCGGGGTGGCGGCCTCAGCGCGCTGTTCTCCACCCACCCGCCCATGGAGGAGCGGGTGCGGCGGCTGGAGGCCCTGGCCGGCAACTCGGGTCCGATCCAGTACATGCACTGA
- the nuoK gene encoding NADH-quinone oxidoreductase subunit NuoK — protein sequence MRPVIPYVTAAALFGLGSYGVLRRRNAVLLLMAVELMLNAVNLILVTADATVRTAVPAGGQVFTLFVIVLAAAEVGVGLAIVLQLYRLRADVALDTVRLDGPAQDVVRLPPDDEASDPDAAPAGPDTAVAGMVPR from the coding sequence GTGAGGCCGGTCATCCCGTACGTCACCGCGGCGGCGCTGTTCGGGCTCGGCTCGTACGGCGTGCTGCGCCGGCGCAACGCGGTGCTGCTGCTGATGGCGGTCGAGCTGATGCTCAACGCGGTCAACCTGATCCTGGTCACCGCCGACGCCACGGTCCGGACCGCGGTGCCGGCCGGCGGCCAGGTCTTCACGCTGTTCGTGATCGTGCTGGCCGCCGCCGAGGTCGGGGTGGGGCTGGCGATCGTGCTCCAGCTCTACCGGCTGCGCGCGGACGTTGCCCTGGACACGGTACGCCTGGACGGTCCGGCGCAGGACGTGGTGCGGCTGCCGCCGGACGACGAAGCGTCCGACCCGGATGCCGCGCCGGCGGGTCCGGACACCGCCGTTGCGGGGATGGTGCCGCGGTGA